Part of the Acomys russatus chromosome 19, mAcoRus1.1, whole genome shotgun sequence genome, ATGGCTTTGAATCCTCCCCGTAGGCATTTTTCTATAGCGCCAGCGCAGCCTGAGCGGTCGCTATAGCAACAGACCACGCCCACGCCCGCCGGTGCAGAGTTGCGCAGGCGCTGACGGAAGTGAACCGCAGAGAAGGAAGTCCCGCCCTTCTATCACTCTACGTCCGAAGCAACGCGCTAGAGCGGGAGTGATCTGCGAGCGAAATCTTCACCATGTGAGGCCGGGCTGGGCTTCGGCGGGGGCACACGGAGGTGGAGGGGGTACAGTTTAGCTAATTAACGGGTGAGATGGGGTGCTCAAAGCTGGAGGTAGAGTTCTCCGAGCAAAAGTGGTGTCTTTTCTCCTGTGGTATTTGAAAACGAGCATGGGGCCCTGGACGGATCGTGATGAGTTCCGGAGAGGGGACAGGTTGACTCCCTAACGGGCGTGGGGCTCTTGTAGGTACTGAGCCTTGTGGACATAAACTGTAAGGGGAAAGCCCGATGGCACATGCCTAGGATCCCAggcctggagaggctgaggcaggaggctgagttGGTGGCCAGCCTTGGGCTTCCTAGCGAGACATTCTCCAAAAGTAATAGGAATTTTCAATGGGAGCGGTCTTTTGGATAAAGAGCTTGGCGAGGGAGGAAGTTTTATTAGAAATAGTGAAAAGTATGGGGCTTAACCAGGATAAATTAAGAGATCAGACAGGTGCCTTTTCGACCCGATTTAGAGACGGTCGGTAACAGTAGCAAGCTACCACAGTGGTTTGGGGTGTGTTTATTCATTGGGCGGCTATAATGGAGACTGCGTATAAGTTAGAGACATGGTGAATACAAAAGATCCTTgccaccaagaaaagaaaaatcttagtgAGGCTTGTAAAAAGCATGGGGTGGGAAGGCCATAGAGTAATGAACAAGTATAGACGGTATGTTTGATGATCAGGCATGTGAATGAAGAATTgagtaggaaaataaaattaaaaaaaaataataataatgccagtGGTAGCACAAAAGCACACTCTGAAAGCACAATACTTGGGTTGGAGATTTAGCTCGTGGGCCGAGTCCTTAGCTACCATGTTTACTGGGTTTGGTGTCCTCAGTTCCACACAAACTGGGCATCATGGCaaatgcctgccatcccagcactctggaggcagagacagatagtcTGAGATCTAAACCAGCAATGTTTATACAGCGAGACATTGGTGGGcggctgtggggggagggggggctccaGGAGAGAGGTGATGGAAGTTTACGTCGTGGATAGAAATAGCCAGGTTCTGGACATATCGTGGAGGCAGATTATAAGATGTGAGGAGCTGATGTAAGGTTTGAGTGCGGGGCATGATGGCtaacccctgtaatcccagacatTGGTCGGTGGAgtcagaattcaaggtcatccttagttacatagcaagatcaaggctaacctgggctatatgaaCCCCTGTCCCCCAAAACGGAAGACAATTAAACAATAGAAGTCTAGCCTAGAGAAACCGTGAATGAAGTGCCGTGAGCGAAGATAGCAGGGAACGCAGTGGGTGGGAAACGCTTGGTGGTTAGATAGTCTGGAACAGGCTAAATCAGAAATGTCTCTCGTACCTCCAGAAAATTCTGAGCCAGGGTAGGATGTTTGGGGACCAGGGTAAGGAAGACACAGGACTGTGTGGCTTTGATCACTGACGCTTCCATCCTGAACCAATATGGCCCGTGGGCTCTCTATCCAGGAGTCTCCTCAACAAACCCAAGAGCGAGATGACCCCAGAGGAGCTGCAGAAGCGGGAGGAGGAAGAATTCAACACAGGTCCCCTGTCGGTGCTCACACAGTCGGTCAAGAACAACACGCAAGTGCTCATTAACTGTCGCAATAACAAGAAGCTCCTGGGCCGGGTGAAGGCCTTTGACAGGTGAGCACTGGCGTGGGGGAGGGCCGCGGCTGGGTCTGAGAGGCCTGAGGGAAAGGTTATTTCAGAAGAATCGTTGTAAGCCGGACGCGGTGACAAGGCAGCTCtgatgtcagcactcaggaagatcgccatgagttggaggccagccagggtgacatagcatggcccagtctcaaaaacattaTAAAGTAGGGgcacttagttttgttttttgtttgtttgtttgtttgtttttctcgtTGGTCTGGTTTGGGGGGTCGgtgtttgtggttgtttgtttgttttgaggcagtgtttctctgtgtgtagccctggctatcctggaatcactctgtagaccaagctggcctcagactcgtagagatctgcctgcctctgcctcccgagtgctgggatcaaaggtgtgcaccatcacacctggctagtttttatttttaatcttttttatatgTGTAGTTGTTTTGCTCGCACGTGTGACAGCGTGCTGTGTGCATGGCTAGTTTCTTCAgaagccatcagatcccctggtgaTGGTGGGAGGCATCCGTGCCAAGTATTTTCTAatgttttctagtttgttttatatttctgatcttcctgccaccatctcccaagtgccaagattaCAAGCACGAAGCATACCATCCTGCCTGGTTAATTGTTTCAGTTAGCATATAAGTTGTGGCAGGCAATGGTGGTGCCTGTCTTTaattcagcacttgagaggcaaagacaggcaaatgtcttgagttcgaggacagctggGGCCAtgcagagcaaccctgtctcaaaaaaaaaaaaaaaaaaggttgcgttctggttttggtttggtttttggtttttcgagacagggtttttctgtgtagccttggctgtcctggactcactctatagaccaggctggcctcgaactcacagagatccgactgcctctgcctcccgagtgctgggattataggcgtgcgacaccacgcccggctcaaaggTTGCGTTCTGATCTAGTCATACACATCTATTATTGCCCTTTGCTCACATTTGCTGTCCCCAAGCAAGCATTTGTGGAATGAATGGATGCAAATGTGGACACGTGGACACCTGATGACAGGACGGGACAGTGCAGCGCCGGAGTGCACATCAGGAGCCATGTCTAacccaggaccctctgggttttGCGGGGAGCAAGTGCTTCTCTCCTGCTGTTTCCCTAAGTCCTTAGAGTTAGTGGCAGAGGTGGGGCCATTTTGGTTGCCTTTTACTGTGCCCCGGTCCTAAGTGCTTCCAAAGTGCTGAATTCATTCATCCAGGCGTCGCGTCAGCCCTGTGAAGTAAATCATCTCCATTTcagagaggaggaaactgaggcacagaggggcTGAGGCCTTTGTTGAAGCTTCAGTTAAGACCAGGCtaaggaggcctggagagatggctcagaggttaagagcacttgctactcttccaaaggtcctgggttcaagtcccagcaaccacatggtggctcacaaccatctatagtgagatctggtgccctcttctggtgggcagacacatatgcaggcagagcactgtatacatgatattaaattaaaaaaaaaaaaaacaggctgagaTGGTGCTTACAGCCTGCCCGTCCCCACCCTGGAGCCTGAACCTTTCTCCATGCCTGCTGCCGAGGGATCTCACACAGTGCCAGGGGAGGTGGGCTCTCAGAATGCGCCCCCTCACTCCAGCCTtctccccatccctgccccaccAGGCATTgcaacatggtgctggagaacgTGAAAGAGATGTGGACTGAGGTCCCCAAGAGCGGCAAGGGCAAGAAGAAGTCCAAGCCTGTCAACAAGGACCGCTACATCTCCAAGATGTTCCTGCGCGGGGACTCAGTGATCGTGGTGCTGCGCAACCCACTCATCGCGGGCAAGTAGAGAGGAGGCCCTCCTCCTGTCTGTGGGAGCCCACTGTCTCGCTGCCCTGCCAAGCCCTGCCCCAAGAACGGAAATAAAGccctgtgtgtttttgtttgttttccaatggtcttgtAGCTTGTAAACAGAGTGTGTGTTAGGTGTGTTAGTCAGTTGCATTGTCACGGCTGAGCACTAGCACAGGGCTCATGACCTGTGAGTGGTGAGGCGTATCTCTGCCACATCTGTGAAGGAGACAGTCTAGACAGAAACAACCTTAATGGATGGTGGGCAGAGAGATGCTCTGACAAATCTGGGGTGCAGGTGGGCATTGTAAGAGGATCATGGAAgggccctgccctgctctgggCTGTGCAGAGggccctctgcccctgccctctttaaaatatataatgtgttgtgtacctgcatgtacatctgtctCTGGTGCCCACGGGGACCGCAAAGGGAGGCTTGGGGTCCCCTGAAGGTAGAGTTACAGATAACGGTTGCTGGGACCCGAACCAGGGTCCTCTAAAAAGCAAGTGGCAAGTGCTTTtgactgctaagtcatctctccaggccccctaactgtcctctgtttgtttttttaagacatggtttctctgtgtacccctggctgtcctagaactcgcttttagaccaggctgccctcaaacccagagacccctgtgagttcaaggctaatttGGCCCAGAGTAAGTTCAGCCAATTCtccacagagatcctgtctcagaaaaacaggtGGAGGGTTGCAGGCGGGGGATGGATGTAGATcattatgcctgtaatcccagcacttgggagacagaagcaagtggctCTCTACGTTTGGGGGCTgtctgctctacatagtgagatcctgtctcaaaaaacgatatttgttcttatttcttaCTGTGATGGTACACATTTTTggttgttctggtttgtttttgtttttgagacagggtttttctgtgtagccctagatgtcctggactcgcgctgtagaccaggctggcctcgaactcacagagatctgccttgcctctctgcctcctgagtgctgggattgatatctgcccagctctgctGTTTTAAAGGTTAGTATAAATCTaacaagtttctgtgtcttttatttggaaaaaagcTGGCTTAAGAATAACTGCTGCTATAACAGTTTCCCATATTAATAATAGATACAGAATAACTTATTTTGCATACTCTGGTGACCTAAAGAGCCACAGTGGGCACTAAATATGACTCCTGCACCTTTACATCTTGTGTGCTCTTGACATCCAGGACTACATTGAGAGaccctcaaaaaaacaaactaaaggtccagctgtggtggcatacacctttaatcccagcactcaggaggcagaggcttcaaggccagcctggtccacaaagcgagtccagaacagccagaactacaagagaaaccctgtcccgaaaaaccaaaataaacaaacaaccccttTTTAAGCCATGCAGCCCAAGCTGGTGGGCAGTGTCAGTCCGCACAGCTGCCCTGGATTCCAGTTCTTTCACCCAAGAGTAGGGCTGGATCAGGCCTTGAGGCCTCAGGCTCCAGTCTGCCCTGTTGCATCACGTGCTCCTCACCACACATGGAAACTGTTTGCCTGCCTGTCAGTCCCGTTTCCTCACCTGTTCATACACCTGGTGGCCCTGGTGGCCCAAATGGCGCTTTTTATctagctttttaaaactttacatgtggggccaggcatggtggcgcacacctttaatcccagcgttcgggaggcaggagcaggtggatcaatgtgagttcgaggccagcctggtctagagtccaggacagccaaggctaccagagaaaccctgtcttgaaaaacaaaaataaaccttggGAGTGTGTATGTATTGTTCACATGTGAACGGGCACATGTACAAACATGTGATATGGAGGCCCAGGCTCACATGGGGTCAGCTCCAGGCCCAAGACTTTCATGGCCAACATTCTGCCCACTGAACCATATCCCTAGGCCTTTTGTGTTTTGACAAGAGGTTTGTTATATAGCCTGCGCTGGCCTCAGATTGGAGcaattctgcctcagcttcctggatggtggggttacaggtgtacatCGCCACTTCCTGATGAAATTATTTAGGGGGAAAGGATGGGATCTCACTCTAGCTCTAACTAGCCTGAGACGATGGGAAGTaaataaggctggccttgaacatgcaaCAATCGTGCCTCTGCCTGTGTTGGCTTTTGGAAACTCCCCTCAGAGGAGGAATGCCAGAGTGGAGATCCTCAGGGGTTAACACTGGCCAGACGTGGTGAACCATGAGTGAGTCAGTGTCAAGAGCGATTACATGTCAGGCGGAGGtggcgcactcgggaggcagaggcaggtggatctctgtgagttcgaggccagcctggtctacagagcaagtccaggacagccagggctacacagagagatcctgcctcgaaaacaaaaaagagtgagtCCATAGGGTCCTGGGCAACCTGAACCTACAGACTGCAGAAACGGGAACAGTACAGACAAGTTGGGCATTTAGTGACAGCTAATACAGCAGCCCAACTAGGAACTGAActaggctgcttcctgctgcttttgctgtttaCTGAACAGGTTCAAATATTCGGCACCTAGTTCAGATGTCCACCTTGCTCTCCATCAGGACGAATGACCTTCCCCtcatccacctcccaagtgctgggctcacaTGAGTGCCGCCCCTTGCCCGGCTCTGCTAATTCTGTGTTGCCTTCTGGAGAAGCAGCGTGTTCACACGCACAACCTTAATGCATGCATATGCCTTAAATTGTGTCCAGTCAAGAGTCACTTAGGGAAGGGCACGGTGGCAACGTGGTGTCCATGTTTTCTTGTGGCTGCAGCAGCACCTGACACACCCTCGTCATCATCTCCCACCCCGTAAAGAAACAATCGATTCTCACGTTGGATTTACTAGGGTCTGGGTCTCCTCTCCACCAGAAGCCAAAGCCTGAGGTGTGGAATGCAGTGCCGGTTAGGGGGCGCATCTTTCCGGAAAGATGGAAAACACAGCTGCACGCTGTGGAAAACACAGCAGGCAGCACTGATCCAGGAgggttgtgcatgtgtgcacgcacgctCGAGCCCATACAGGTGGACCAGgctgcacccccctcccccaatctttcccagccctctcagggaggtggggaggcgtGTCCTAACTCTGCCTGCGGTGCGTCTGGCTGCCTTCACGGACCTCGGATTTCCCTTGCTCGGTCGCCAGCTCTCACGTGCAGCTACAGTTCCTGCTGCGCAGGATCCCCCCAATGGCCTAACACAGGCGAAGAGCACTCTGGTGCATTCCCACCCAAACGAGCTCTTTGGCCTCTCTCCTCTTGTCACAACAATCTCTTCCATTCTGGTCCCAGCCACTGTTCCCAGCCACCTGCGTTCCTGTCACTGGGCTCCCAGCCCAGCTCACACACTGCCCCTATGTAGGCTGAGAGCCGTGGAAAACAGCCCAGAAGACGCTCCTGCTAAAATAGTGTGGGCTCGGAGAGACGAAGTTCAGTTCACCCCACCTACACGGAGGCTGACAACCATCCTGTCCCAAGGGATCTTCTGTCGTCCAggcatatgcaagcaaaacagtcGTACACATAAGAATAATAGAACCTTCAGGGCACCGGGGATGAAATCCGTTCCTGCATCCCTGCCCACTTCTTCCCCATCTGCAGACCCTGGCTTTTTCCAGTCGAGCCACGGAATCTCTTCTCCATCCTGTCTGTTCCTGGGGCCTTTTCACGTGCTATTCCATCTTCCACCTTTCAAGTTGTCTCCACTTCTTTCAAACATGGCTTAAGCACCACATCTTCACAAGTGGCCACCGAGATGGTTGTCCTGGACACCTCATAAGCCATTCCACAGAAATTATATACACGCAGGAAGGGACCTGACTTCTGGTTCCTTCTCCCGTTTCCCCAGCATTCCCCACACTGAGACTGGTACACAGTAGGCACTCAATACATGCTAACTGTACAGACACAGGGGTCCCGTTACCTAGCAGTAGCTTTCTAAGACCTCATCCCCAGGTACATGCAGCATCCCAGAGGGCAAGGCGTTGCCGAGGGTGGCCTCCCGGGGGGCAGAGCCCGAGGGCACGGCCGGGGGTCCGAGCTCCACGTGCGCACCGGGACGCTCCTCGCGGAGGCTGAGACGCAGGCGGCGGTGGCGCCAAGCCCGGCGGATCTCCGACTGCACCTGCAAGGCGGGGCGCTCAGGGCGGCGCCGTTCCCGGCGTGGCCGCCAGGGGGCGCGGGCTGGCCGGCCTCTCCTACCTCTTTGTTGATGAAGCAGTAGAGCACGCTCACCAGGAACCCCTGCCAGAGGAAGAGCGAGATCAGACGGCAGCTGTGGATTTCATTGTTTCCAACTCCAAAATACTGTGCTTGTTACCGCCCCAGTCCTAGGTACTGAGGGAACCTGCTGACTGGCACCCAGCTCCCTGCATTACTACCCCACCCCAAAAGGCGGAGAACAGGGGCTTCCTGAGTGTAGAAACCCATTTGAGGTAAACTGCTAAACGACTCTGCCTCGGTCTCCGTTTCTGGAAAAATGAAGGCGCTGGTTGAAACGGTATTAATGTGTAAAAAGACGTAGTgcttagccgggtgtggtagcgcatgcctttaattccagcactcgagaggcgaGGCGGCGTGGGAGACAGAGCTGTATGAGTTTGAGACGCCCTTGTGCACACAGTTTCATGTCTGTCCAGAACTGCATGGTGAGACcaaagtctcaaaaataataattgatATTATTAATTATGGGGCTTGAGGTATGGAGCACATGAGTAGCCAGCCGGAGATAGATTGCAGGTTTCAGGCCCCTTGCCTGGCTTAAATCGATTAAGTTTCAAGTCAGTTATGAAACATGAGCTATTATTAAGATATTCCCTATGA contains:
- the Snrpd2 gene encoding small nuclear ribonucleoprotein Sm D2, with translation MTPEELQKREEEEFNTGPLSVLTQSVKNNTQVLINCRNNKKLLGRVKAFDRHCNMVLENVKEMWTEVPKSGKGKKKSKPVNKDRYISKMFLRGDSVIVVLRNPLIAGK